The Rhizobium sp. CCGE531 genomic sequence CGATGCCCATCTTGAACATCTTCATGGAATCGGTCAGCGTTTCTTCGGCCGCTTCCGTCGTCTTCTTGTGCATGGAATCGCGCGTGGCGGCGGAGCCGAGATGCGTCAGGCCGGTGCCGGTCAGATGCAGATGGGCGGCATCTGGATGGGTGATCGGTGGCAGGAAACGGCCTTCGGCATAGACCTTTTCGAGGTCGATCGTTTCGCCGAGGCCATGTGCCTCGATGACGGAGACGAGCGATTTGCCGCTGTCGGCCGCTTCCATCGCAAGCTTATAGACGCTGCCGGCATTGATGACGGCCTTGGCAACTTCGCCGGGCTCGCGGCGGACGGCAACGACGATATCGCCGTTCGAACCCTTGATCTGCGAGATGAGCATGTCTTTCATCCTTTCCTAACAGACAGAGATCGGATGCAGTTTACCGTTCCGGCTCTCAGCGAGAGCCGGACTCTGTCATGGATTTGGTTTTAAAGTTTAGGCTGGTCGCGCGTGGCGATCAGCCCTTGTTCTTGTTGTAGACGTCGATGAACACAGCGGCGAGCAGGACCGCACCCTTGATCATCTTCTGCGAGTCCGTCTGGTACCCGAGGATCGACATGCCCTGGTTCAGGACACCCATGATCAAGGCACCGATAACGGCGCCCGTCACCTTGCCGACGCCGCCGGAGGCCGAAGCGCCACCGATGAAGCAAGCCGCGATCACGTCGAGCTCAAGGCCGTCGCCGCCCTTGGCCGTTGCCGAATTCAGGCGCGTGGCGATGATGATGCCGGCGATGCTGGCAAGAATGCCCATGTTGATGAAGGTGTAGAAGGTCAGGCGCCGGGTATCGATGCCCGAAAGCTTCGTCGCCTTCTCGTTGCCGCCCATCGCATAGATGCGGCGACCGATCGTCGTGCGCTGCGTCGCGAAGCCGTAAAGGGCAATCAGCAGCAACATGAGAACCAGGACGTTCGGCAATCCTCTGTAGGAGGAAATCTGATAGCCGATGAAGATGGTCGCGGCGGCGATTACCAGATTCTGGCCGATAAAGAAGCTGAAAGGCTCGACATCGATGCCATGCTTCTCGTTCACGCTGCGACCGCGCCACGCGAGGAGGAACATGACGATCGGGATGGCGATAGTCAGGAAGATCGACGTCGAATGGATGCCGCCCATATCGGCAAAATCCGGAATGAAGCCGGTCGCGACGATCTGGAAGGCCGGCGGGAACGGGCCGATGCTGCTGCCATTGCCGGTCGTGTTGATGATCGTATAGGTCAAGCCACGGAAAACCAGCATGCCGGAAAGCGTGACGATAAACGATGGGATACGATGGTAGGCGATGAAATATCCGTGCCAGGCGCCGACCGCGGCTCCCATCAGAAGACAAATGACCGTCGCGAGCGCCAGGTTCATATGCATCTGCACGACCAGCACGCCCGCAACCGCGCCGACGAAGCCGACCACCGAACCCACGGACAGGTCGATATGGCCGGCCACGATGACCAGCAGCATGCCGAGCGCCATGATGACGATGAACGAGTTCTGCAGCACGATGTTGGTCAGGTTTTGCGGCCTGAACAGAACGCCGTTGGTGAGATACTGGAACAGCAGCATGATGACGACGAGCGCGATCAACATGCCGTATTCGCGGATGTTGTTGCGGATGTGGTCGCCGATCGAAACGACGTGGCTGCTTTCCGTGGCTGGGTTGGCCGAACTCATTGATGCTTCTCCCCTGAGCGCATGATAGCGCGCATGATACTCTCCTGGCTTGCCTCTGCCTTCGGCAGCTCGGCAACGATTCGACCCTCATTCATGACGTAGATGCGGTCGCAGGTGCCGAGAAGCTCAGGCATTTCCGATGAGATCATCAGAACGCCCTTTCCGTCGGCGGCAAGCTGGTTGATGATGGAATAGATTTCGTACTTGGCGCCGACGTCGATGCCGCGCGTCGGCTCGTCGAGGATCAGGACATCCGGATCCGAGAACAGCCACTTCGACAGCACCACCTTCTGCTGGTTGCCGCCGGACAGGTTGCCTGCCTCCTGGAAGACGCCGGACGAACGGATGCGCAGCTTGGCGCGATAGTTCGTCGCCACCTGCAACTCGCGAACGTCGTCGATGACCGTTGCCCTGGAGACGCCCATCAAATTGGCAAGCGTCGTATTGTGCAGGATATTGTTCGTCAGAACGAGGCCGAGTTGCTTTCGGTCTTCCGTAACATAGGCGAGGCCGGCGTCGATCGCCCTGCGAACGGTGCTGGTATCGACCTGCTTGCCGTCGACGAAGACTTCACCGCTGATCTTGTGACCGTAGGACTTGCCGAAGACGCTCATGGCGAATTCGGTGCGTCCCGCGCCCATCAGACCGGCAATGCCTACCACTTCGCCCTTGCGCACATTGATATTGATATCGTGCAGGACCTGGCGGTCGCGGTGCTGTTGATGGAACGCATTCCAGTTCTTGACTTCGAAGATGGTCTCGCCGATCGGCACCGAGCGCGGCGGATAGCGGTCGGCGAGCTCGCGTCCCACCATATTGCGAATGATGATGTCTTCGCTGATCTCTTCCTCGTGGCAGTTCAGTGCCTTCACCGTCATGCCGTCGCGCAATACCGTGATCTGATCGGCCACCTTGCGCACTTCGTTGAGCTTGTGCGTGATGATGATCGAAGTGATGCCCTGGTTGCGGAACTCCATGAGGAGATTGAGGAGAGCATCGGAATCGCTTTCGTTGAGCGATGCCGTCGGCTCGTCGAGAATGAGAAGCTTGACGCTCTTCGACAAGGCCTTGGCGATCTCGACGAGCTGCTGCTTGCCGACGCCGATGTCGGTCACGAGCGTATTCGGAGATTCCCTGAGGCCGACCTTGGCAAGGAGTTGCTTGGTGCGGGTGAAGGTTTCCTGCCAATTGATCATGCCATTGGCGACGACCTCATTGCCCAGGAAGATATTTTCGGCAATCGACAGAAGCGGAACGAGCGCCAGCTCCTGATGGATGATGATGACGCCGATTTCTTCGGAGTCCTTGATGGTCCTGAACTGGCGGACCGCGCCATCATAGTAGATGTCGCCGTCGTAAGTGCCGGCCGGGTAAACGCCCGATAGCACCTTCATGAGAGTAGACTTGCCGGCTCCATTTTCGCCGACCAAAGCATGAATCTCGCCCTGACGGACCTTGAGATTGACATTTTCCAAGGCGTTCACACCGGGGAACGACTTGGTGATGCTCCGCATTTCGAGGATGGTATTGTCCATTGTCCGTATCCAACGCCGCGACCGAACATAGCAGACCGCGCGATCGTCTTAAATATCAAAGCCAGGGCCCGCATTTCGGCGAGCCCTGACCGCTATGTCGGAAAATTACTTCAGCTGATCAGCCTTGTAGTAACCGCCTTCGACGAGGATCTTCTCGTAGTTGGTCTTGTCGACTGCGACCGGGGTCAGCAGGTAGGACGGAACAACCTTGACGCCGTTGTCGTAGGTCTTGCTGTCGTTGACTTCAGGCGTCTTGCCTTCCATCAGAGCGTTGACCATGCCGACGGTGACCTTGGCGAGGTCACGGGTGTCCTTGAAGATCGTGGAGTGCTGCTCGCCGGCGATGATCGACTTGACCGACGGAATTTCGGAGTCCTGACCGGTAACGATCGGGAGCTTCACGCCGCCGGAACCGTAACCAACGCCCTTGAGCGAGGAGAGGATACCGATCGACAGGCCGTCATACGGAGACAGAACGGCGTCGACGTGGGTGTCGGTGTAATAAGCCGACAGCAGGTTGTCCATACGAGCCTGGGCCGTTGCCGGGTCCCAACGCAGCGTACCGACCTTGTCCATGCCCATCTGGCCGGACTTCACGACCAGCTTGCCACTGTCGATGTAGGGCTTCAGGACCGACATTGCGCCGTCATAGAAGAAGAAGGCGTTGTTATCGTCCGGAGAACCGCCGAACAGCTCGATGTTGAACGGACCCTTGCCGTCCTTGAGGCCGAGGGCATCGACGATCGAGCCAGCCTGGAGAACGCCGACCTTGAAGTTGTCGAACGTCGCATAATAGTCGACGTTGCCGCTGTTGCGGATCAGGCGGTCATAAGCAATGACCTTGATGCCGGCATCGTGGGCCTTCTGCAGAACGTCGGACAGCGTGGTGCCGTCGATCGAAGCGACGACGAGAACCTTGTCGCCCTTGGTGACCATGTTCTCGATCTGCGAGAGCTGGTTCGGAATATCGTCGTCGCCATACTGCAGGTCGGTGCCGTAGCCGGCAGCCTGGAGCTGCTTGACGATGTTGTTGCCGTCATCGATCCAGCGGGCCGAAGCCTTGGTCGGCATGGCGATGCCTACCGTGCCCTTGTCCGCCGCGAAGGCAGGTACCACCAGCGTAGCGACGCCGAACGCAGCGCCGGCCATCAATGAGATAATGGATTTCATTACTCTCTCCCTTGTTGTTAATGTGGCGGACAAAAAATGCCCGCCCGAAACTGCGGCAGGTTCCGTAGAAGGAATGGTTTACTTCTAATTGTGAGAAACGAAGTAGGTCTCCTCCACGCTCTCACGGTTTATGAGCTGTAACCAGCGCACGATCGGCAAACTCGTACGATTTCGTATAACTGTCAAATAGAATAACTGGTAAAATATATACCAAGTTTGATATAATGTTAAAAAATAGTACTTTTTTGCCGACGAACGGGAATTTTGGCCGTCATGGAGAAAATATATAACGACTATTTGAGCGAAGGCATTGAGATTCATTCCGACAATTTTCGCGACGACACGTTGCTGAAAGCCGGTTTGAAGCTCAATCACTTGCGCATGATCGTCACGATCGAGGATCATGGGCAAATTTCGGCCGCCGCTGAGTCCATGAACATGTCACAACCTGCGGCTTCACGCATGCTCTCCGAAATGGAGTCAATTGTCAAAAGTCCGCTCTACGAACGTGTCGCCCGGGGCGTCATGCTGACCCCATTCGGCCTTGCGCTCGCAAAAC encodes the following:
- the mmsA gene encoding multiple monosaccharide ABC transporter ATP-binding protein; translation: MDNTILEMRSITKSFPGVNALENVNLKVRQGEIHALVGENGAGKSTLMKVLSGVYPAGTYDGDIYYDGAVRQFRTIKDSEEIGVIIIHQELALVPLLSIAENIFLGNEVVANGMINWQETFTRTKQLLAKVGLRESPNTLVTDIGVGKQQLVEIAKALSKSVKLLILDEPTASLNESDSDALLNLLMEFRNQGITSIIITHKLNEVRKVADQITVLRDGMTVKALNCHEEEISEDIIIRNMVGRELADRYPPRSVPIGETIFEVKNWNAFHQQHRDRQVLHDININVRKGEVVGIAGLMGAGRTEFAMSVFGKSYGHKISGEVFVDGKQVDTSTVRRAIDAGLAYVTEDRKQLGLVLTNNILHNTTLANLMGVSRATVIDDVRELQVATNYRAKLRIRSSGVFQEAGNLSGGNQQKVVLSKWLFSDPDVLILDEPTRGIDVGAKYEIYSIINQLAADGKGVLMISSEMPELLGTCDRIYVMNEGRIVAELPKAEASQESIMRAIMRSGEKHQ
- the mmsB gene encoding multiple monosaccharide ABC transporter permease, whose product is MSSANPATESSHVVSIGDHIRNNIREYGMLIALVVIMLLFQYLTNGVLFRPQNLTNIVLQNSFIVIMALGMLLVIVAGHIDLSVGSVVGFVGAVAGVLVVQMHMNLALATVICLLMGAAVGAWHGYFIAYHRIPSFIVTLSGMLVFRGLTYTIINTTGNGSSIGPFPPAFQIVATGFIPDFADMGGIHSTSIFLTIAIPIVMFLLAWRGRSVNEKHGIDVEPFSFFIGQNLVIAAATIFIGYQISSYRGLPNVLVLMLLLIALYGFATQRTTIGRRIYAMGGNEKATKLSGIDTRRLTFYTFINMGILASIAGIIIATRLNSATAKGGDGLELDVIAACFIGGASASGGVGKVTGAVIGALIMGVLNQGMSILGYQTDSQKMIKGAVLLAAVFIDVYNKNKG
- the chvE gene encoding multiple monosaccharide ABC transporter substrate-binding protein, with the translated sequence MKSIISLMAGAAFGVATLVVPAFAADKGTVGIAMPTKASARWIDDGNNIVKQLQAAGYGTDLQYGDDDIPNQLSQIENMVTKGDKVLVVASIDGTTLSDVLQKAHDAGIKVIAYDRLIRNSGNVDYYATFDNFKVGVLQAGSIVDALGLKDGKGPFNIELFGGSPDDNNAFFFYDGAMSVLKPYIDSGKLVVKSGQMGMDKVGTLRWDPATAQARMDNLLSAYYTDTHVDAVLSPYDGLSIGILSSLKGVGYGSGGVKLPIVTGQDSEIPSVKSIIAGEQHSTIFKDTRDLAKVTVGMVNALMEGKTPEVNDSKTYDNGVKVVPSYLLTPVAVDKTNYEKILVEGGYYKADQLK